The following is a genomic window from Leptotrichia hongkongensis.
CTGGAATATAAGCAGTAACTTCGATTCCATTTACTAATTTAACCCTTGCTACCTTTCTTAAGGCTGAGTTAGGTTTTTTAGGTGTAGTTGTATATACTCTTACACAAACCCCTCTTTTTTGTGGATTACCTTTCAATGCAGGTGATTTTTTCTTTTTCTCAGTTGTACTTCTACCAAATCTTACTAATTGATTAATAGTAGGCATCTGTTTTCCTCCTCTCAAATTTCTTTGATTTATATATTTATTCTCGCGTTATATTTCAAAACTAAAACTTTTTATAAAGCTCATTTCTTCAATCTACATTTGATAAAGCT
Proteins encoded in this region:
- the rpsL gene encoding 30S ribosomal protein S12; the encoded protein is MPTINQLVRFGRSTTEKKKKSPALKGNPQKRGVCVRVYTTTPKKPNSALRKVARVKLVNGIEVTAYIPGIGHNLQEHSIVLLRGGRTKDLPGVRYKIIRGALDTAGVVNRKQGRSRYGAKKG